The following are encoded together in the Streptococcus oralis genome:
- a CDS encoding Xaa-Pro dipeptidyl-peptidase — MRFNQFSYQPTTSSQRFEELEGLGLKLSPQLSLKRQFEDFIRWSFFTYSNTNYALSTLAADKETDLVTFFQSDRELTAEIFYTVVFQLLGFSYLVDFEDAEQFRKETGFPIVYGDLIENLYQLLNTRTKKGNTFIDQLVSDGLISEDNHYHYFNGKSLATFSTHNVIREVVYVESRVDTDNDGLPDLVKVSIIRPRYDGQVPALMTASPYHQGTNDKASDKALYKMEGELEVKLPHTIELEEPKLNLVEPHGQAEVVSEAEEKLSHINSSYTLNDYFLPRGFANLYVSGVGTRDSQGLMTNGDYQQIEAYKNVIDWLNGRCRAFTDHTRKRQVKADWSNGKVATTGISYLGTMSNGLATTGVDGLEVIIAEAGISSWYNYYRENGLVTSPGGYPGEDFDSLAELTYSRNLQAGDYIRGNEAHQADLEKVKEKLDRKTGDYNQFWHDRNYLLNAHKVQAEVVFTHGSQDWNVKPLHVYQMFHALPSHINKHLFFHHGAHVYMNNWQSIDFRESMNALLSKKLLGLDSGYQLPTVIWQDNIAPQKWQGLDNFGKQDELHTFSLGNEEKVIQNQYDQEDFERYGKTYQTFNTELYQGKANQITIDLPVSQDIHLNGRVKLKLRVKSSTNKGLLSAQLLELGQKKYLQPYPAVLSARTIDNGRYHMLENLCELPFNPSAQRVITKGYLNLQNRKDLLLVEDITADEWMEVQFELQPTIYKLKKGDSLRLVLYTTDFEITIRDNTDYQLTVDLAQSSLILPCQKV; from the coding sequence ATGCGTTTTAATCAATTCAGCTACCAACCAACCACTAGTTCTCAACGATTTGAGGAATTAGAAGGTCTTGGTCTAAAGCTGTCACCCCAACTGTCCTTAAAAAGACAGTTTGAAGACTTCATTCGTTGGAGTTTTTTCACTTATTCTAACACGAATTATGCCTTGTCCACATTGGCTGCGGATAAAGAAACAGATTTAGTAACCTTTTTCCAGTCAGACCGTGAGTTAACTGCGGAGATTTTCTACACAGTAGTTTTTCAACTTTTAGGATTTAGCTATCTTGTTGACTTTGAGGATGCCGAACAGTTTCGTAAAGAAACTGGTTTTCCTATTGTTTATGGAGATCTCATTGAAAATCTTTATCAGTTACTCAATACGCGAACGAAAAAAGGAAACACGTTCATCGATCAGCTTGTTAGTGATGGACTCATTTCAGAAGATAATCACTACCACTACTTTAACGGTAAGAGCTTGGCAACCTTCTCTACTCACAATGTCATTCGTGAAGTCGTATATGTCGAGAGCCGTGTGGATACTGATAACGACGGTCTCCCTGACTTAGTCAAGGTCAGCATTATTCGCCCGCGTTATGATGGTCAAGTACCTGCTCTTATGACTGCCAGCCCTTATCACCAAGGGACCAACGACAAAGCCAGTGACAAGGCTCTCTACAAAATGGAAGGGGAGCTTGAGGTCAAACTGCCCCACACCATTGAACTTGAGGAACCTAAGCTGAATTTAGTTGAACCTCATGGTCAAGCAGAAGTCGTCTCAGAAGCTGAAGAAAAGCTATCTCATATCAATAGCTCATATACTCTAAATGACTACTTCCTCCCACGTGGATTTGCCAATCTCTATGTATCGGGTGTTGGTACCAGGGATTCCCAAGGGCTCATGACCAATGGTGACTACCAGCAGATTGAAGCTTATAAAAATGTCATTGACTGGCTCAATGGCCGTTGTCGTGCTTTCACCGACCACACGCGCAAACGCCAAGTCAAAGCTGACTGGTCAAACGGCAAAGTCGCAACAACAGGTATTTCCTATCTAGGTACCATGTCCAATGGTCTCGCCACCACTGGTGTTGATGGCTTAGAAGTCATCATCGCGGAAGCAGGTATTTCCTCTTGGTACAACTACTATCGGGAAAATGGTCTAGTGACTAGCCCAGGTGGCTATCCAGGTGAGGATTTTGACTCACTTGCTGAACTGACCTACTCTCGCAACCTCCAAGCCGGTGACTATATTCGTGGCAATGAAGCTCATCAGGCAGATTTAGAGAAGGTTAAAGAGAAACTCGATCGCAAGACTGGTGACTACAATCAGTTTTGGCATGACCGCAACTATCTGCTCAATGCTCACAAGGTTCAAGCTGAGGTCGTCTTTACGCATGGTTCCCAGGATTGGAACGTCAAACCTCTTCATGTTTACCAGATGTTTCATGCTCTTCCTAGCCATATCAATAAGCACCTCTTTTTCCATCATGGTGCCCATGTCTATATGAACAACTGGCAGTCGATCGACTTCCGCGAGTCCATGAATGCCTTGTTAAGTAAGAAATTGTTAGGACTTGACTCAGGCTATCAACTTCCGACTGTCATCTGGCAGGACAATATCGCACCGCAAAAATGGCAAGGTCTTGATAACTTTGGCAAGCAGGATGAACTGCATACCTTCTCTCTTGGTAATGAGGAAAAAGTGATTCAAAACCAGTATGATCAAGAAGATTTTGAGCGTTATGGCAAGACTTACCAGACCTTCAACACAGAACTTTACCAAGGAAAAGCCAATCAGATCACCATTGACCTTCCAGTAAGTCAAGACATTCATTTAAATGGTCGAGTCAAGCTGAAACTTCGTGTCAAATCAAGTACAAACAAAGGGCTCTTATCAGCCCAACTGTTAGAACTTGGACAAAAGAAATATCTACAGCCTTATCCAGCTGTTTTAAGTGCTAGAACCATTGACAACGGTCGCTACCACATGCTTGAAAATCTCTGCGAACTGCCATTCAATCCAAGTGCCCAACGTGTCATCACTAAAGGCTACCTCAATCTTCAAAATAGAAAAGATTTACTCTTAGTAGAGGATATCACTGCGGATGAATGGATGGAGGTGCAATTTGAACTGCAACCAACTATTTACAAGTTAAAAAAAGGAGATTCTCTCCGTTTGGTCCTCTATACGACTGACTTTGAAATTACAATTCGAGACAATACAGACTATCAATTGACTGTTGATTTAGCACAGTCTAGTCTTATCCTACCTTGTCAAAAGGTATAA
- the rpoD gene encoding RNA polymerase sigma factor RpoD has protein sequence MATKQKEVTTFDVQVADFIRNHKKTGTATDDEINSSLVIPFTLDADGIEDLLQRIQDAGISITDNEGNPSARVLSAEEEPELSDEDLIGSTSAKVNDPVRMYLKEIGVVPLLTNEEEKELALAVEAGDIEAKQRLAEANLRLVVSIAKRYVGRGMQFLDLIQEGNMGLMKAVDKFDYSKGFKFSTYATWWIRQAITRAIADQARTIRIPVHMVETINKLVREQRNLLQELGQDPTPEQIAERMDMTPDKVREILKIAQEPVSLETPIGEEDDSHLGDFIEDEVIENPVDYTTRIVLREQLDEVLDTLTDREENVLRLRFGLDDGKMRTLEDVGKVFNVTRERIRQIEAKALRKLRQPSRSKPLRDFIED, from the coding sequence ATGGCAACAAAACAAAAAGAAGTAACCACATTTGATGTGCAAGTAGCAGACTTTATCCGTAACCACAAAAAAACAGGAACAGCAACAGATGACGAAATCAATTCAAGTCTGGTTATTCCTTTCACCCTCGATGCAGACGGCATTGAAGACCTTTTGCAACGGATTCAGGATGCTGGAATTTCTATCACAGATAATGAAGGAAATCCAAGTGCGCGTGTGCTTAGTGCAGAAGAAGAACCAGAACTCAGTGATGAGGACTTGATTGGCTCAACTTCTGCCAAGGTTAATGACCCAGTCCGTATGTATTTGAAGGAAATCGGGGTCGTTCCTCTCTTGACCAACGAAGAGGAAAAAGAATTGGCCCTAGCAGTTGAGGCTGGTGATATTGAAGCCAAACAACGTCTTGCAGAAGCCAACCTTCGTTTGGTGGTTTCGATTGCTAAGCGCTACGTAGGGCGTGGTATGCAATTTCTTGACTTGATCCAAGAAGGAAACATGGGCTTGATGAAGGCTGTTGACAAGTTTGACTATTCAAAAGGATTTAAGTTTTCTACGTATGCAACTTGGTGGATTCGTCAGGCAATCACTCGTGCCATTGCTGACCAGGCCCGCACTATTCGTATCCCTGTCCACATGGTAGAAACCATTAATAAGCTTGTCCGTGAACAGCGTAATCTCCTTCAAGAATTGGGACAAGATCCAACTCCTGAACAAATCGCTGAGCGTATGGATATGACACCTGACAAGGTCCGTGAAATCCTAAAGATTGCCCAAGAACCAGTATCACTTGAAACACCGATTGGTGAAGAGGACGATAGCCATCTTGGGGACTTTATCGAAGACGAAGTGATTGAAAATCCAGTAGACTACACAACTCGTATCGTCTTGCGTGAGCAGTTGGATGAAGTTTTGGATACTCTCACAGACCGTGAAGAAAACGTCTTGCGCTTGCGTTTCGGTTTGGACGATGGAAAAATGCGCACTCTTGAAGATGTTGGTAAAGTCTTTAACGTAACTCGTGAGCGTATCCGTCAGATCGAAGCCAAGGCTTTGAGAAAATTGCGTCAACCAAGTCGCAGCAAACCGCTTCGTGATTTTATTGAAGACTAA
- a CDS encoding arginine repressor — protein MNKSEHRHQLIRALVSKNKIHTQAELQALLAENDIQVTQATLSRDIKTMNLSKVREEDNSYYVLNTGSISKWEKRLENYMEDALVMLRPVQHQVILKTLPGLAQSFGSVIDSLAFPDIVATLCGDDVCMIICEDATKAQACFESLKKYAPPFFFSE, from the coding sequence ATGAACAAATCAGAACACAGACACCAACTTATCCGCGCCCTCGTTTCAAAAAACAAAATCCATACACAAGCTGAATTACAAGCATTATTAGCGGAAAATGATATCCAAGTTACTCAGGCTACCTTATCACGCGATATCAAAACCATGAACCTTTCAAAAGTGCGCGAAGAGGATAATTCTTATTATGTGCTAAATACAGGCTCTATCTCCAAGTGGGAAAAACGTCTTGAAAACTATATGGAAGACGCTCTTGTTATGCTGCGTCCTGTGCAACACCAGGTTATTTTGAAAACTTTACCCGGTTTAGCCCAATCATTTGGATCTGTAATTGATTCCTTGGCCTTTCCAGATATCGTTGCAACCCTTTGTGGAGACGATGTCTGCATGATTATCTGTGAAGATGCTACAAAAGCGCAAGCGTGTTTTGAAAGTCTTAAAAAATATGCACCACCATTTTTCTTTAGTGAATAA
- a CDS encoding glycosyltransferase family 4 protein, with amino-acid sequence MENEKLRINMLSSSEKVAGQGVSGAYRELVSLLHRDAKDQLIVTENLPVEADVTHFHTIDFPYYLSTFQKKRSGRKIGYVHFLPDTLEGSLKIPFFLKGIVKRYVFSFYNRMEHLVVVNPMFIEDLVAAGIPREKVTYIPNFVNKEKWHPLPAEQVAQLRKEMDLAEDQFVVIGAGQVQKRKGIDDFIRLAEELPEITFIWAGGFSFGGMTDGYERYKKIMDNPPKNLIFPGIVSPERMRELYAMADLFLLPSYNELFPMTILEAASCEAPIMLRDLDLYKVILDGNYRATSDVSEMREAILEYKNDSEALKDLKEKACEISKEYSEEHLLEIWLKFYREQAALGKK; translated from the coding sequence ATGGAAAACGAAAAATTGCGTATTAATATGCTAAGCTCAAGTGAAAAAGTAGCTGGTCAAGGAGTGTCAGGAGCTTATCGAGAATTGGTTAGTCTCCTTCACCGCGATGCCAAAGACCAGTTGATTGTTACAGAGAATCTTCCTGTAGAAGCGGATGTAACTCACTTTCATACCATTGATTTCCCCTATTATTTATCTACTTTCCAAAAGAAACGCTCTGGGAGAAAAATTGGCTATGTGCATTTTTTGCCTGATACGCTTGAGGGGAGTTTGAAGATCCCATTTTTCCTAAAAGGAATTGTCAAACGCTATGTTTTTTCCTTTTATAACCGAATGGAACACTTAGTGGTGGTCAATCCCATGTTTATCGAGGATTTAGTGGCTGCTGGTATTCCGCGTGAAAAAGTGACTTACATCCCAAATTTTGTAAACAAAGAAAAATGGCATCCATTACCAGCTGAACAGGTTGCACAACTCCGGAAGGAAATGGATCTTGCGGAAGATCAGTTTGTCGTAATCGGTGCGGGTCAGGTTCAGAAACGTAAAGGGATTGATGATTTTATCCGTCTTGCTGAGGAATTGCCAGAAATTACCTTTATCTGGGCAGGTGGTTTTTCATTTGGTGGGATGACAGATGGTTACGAACGCTACAAGAAGATAATGGACAATCCACCAAAAAATCTTATTTTCCCCGGAATTGTGTCACCCGAACGGATGCGGGAACTTTATGCTATGGCGGATCTGTTCTTGCTACCAAGTTATAATGAATTATTCCCTATGACCATCTTAGAGGCCGCTAGTTGCGAGGCTCCTATTATGTTGAGGGACTTGGATCTATATAAGGTTATTCTTGATGGGAATTATCGTGCTACAAGTGATGTTTCCGAGATGAGAGAAGCAATCCTAGAATACAAGAATGATTCTGAAGCCTTAAAAGACTTGAAAGAAAAAGCTTGCGAGATCTCCAAAGAGTACTCTGAGGAGCATTTGTTGGAAATCTGGTTAAAATTTTATCGAGAACAGGCTGCTTTGGGCAAAAAGTGA
- a CDS encoding ABC transporter ATP-binding protein produces MTAIVELKNATKVITNGFDEEKIILNDVSLEIFEHDFITILGGNGAGKSTLFNTIAGTLPLTSGSIRIMGEDVTHFSPEKRAKYLSRVFQDPKMGTAPRMTVAENLLIAKFRGEKRGLLPRRLSRHREEFQATIEKVGNGLEKHLDTSIEFLSGGQRQALSLLMATLKRPELLLLDEHTAALDPKTSVALMELTDDFVSKDHLTALMITHHMEDALKYGNRLIVMKEGRIIQDLNKEEKAQMKISDYYQLFE; encoded by the coding sequence ATGACAGCAATTGTAGAATTAAAAAATGCTACCAAAGTCATTACGAATGGCTTTGATGAGGAAAAAATCATTCTGAATGATGTTTCTCTTGAAATTTTCGAACATGATTTCATTACTATCCTAGGTGGAAATGGAGCAGGGAAGTCAACGCTTTTTAACACGATTGCAGGTACCTTACCTTTAACAAGTGGAAGTATCCGTATCATGGGCGAGGACGTGACGCATTTTTCACCTGAAAAGAGGGCTAAGTACTTGTCTCGTGTCTTTCAGGATCCTAAAATGGGTACGGCTCCTCGTATGACGGTGGCGGAAAATCTCTTGATTGCCAAGTTTCGTGGTGAGAAGAGAGGACTCCTTCCTAGGAGACTTTCAAGACATAGGGAAGAGTTTCAGGCTACCATTGAAAAAGTGGGAAATGGTCTTGAGAAACATCTGGACACTTCGATTGAGTTTCTATCAGGCGGTCAACGCCAGGCCTTGAGTCTCTTGATGGCAACCTTGAAGCGGCCAGAGTTGCTCTTGTTGGATGAACACACAGCGGCTCTTGACCCAAAGACCAGTGTTGCCTTGATGGAATTAACAGATGACTTTGTCAGCAAGGATCATCTAACAGCCTTGATGATTACCCACCATATGGAGGATGCGTTGAAGTATGGAAATCGTCTGATTGTCATGAAGGAAGGTCGTATCATCCAAGACCTCAATAAAGAAGAAAAAGCTCAGATGAAAATTTCAGACTACTATCAATTATTTGAATAG
- the obgE gene encoding GTPase ObgE — MSMFLDTAKIKVKAGNGGDGMVAFRREKYVPNGGPWGGDGGRGGNVVFVVDEGLRTLMDFRYNRHFKADSGEKGMTKGMHGRGAEDLRVRVPQGTTVCDAETGKVITDLIEHGQEFIVAHGGRGGRGNIRFATPKNPAPEISENGEPGQERELQLELKILADVGLVGFPSVGKSTLLSVITSAKPKIGAYHFTTIVPNLGMVRTQSGDSFAVADLPGLIEGASQGVGLGTQFLRHIERTRVILHVIDMSASEGRDPYEDYLAINKELESYNLRLMERPQIIVANKMDMPESQENLKTFKEKLAANYDEFEELPAIFPISGLTKQGLATLLDATAELLDKTPEFPIYDESDMEEEAYYGFDEEEKAFEISRDDDATWVLSGEKLMKLFNMTNFDRDESVMKFARQLRGMGVDEALRARGAKDGDLVRIGKFEFEFVD; from the coding sequence ATGAGTATGTTTTTAGATACTGCCAAGATTAAGGTCAAGGCTGGTAATGGTGGCGATGGCATGGTTGCCTTTCGCCGTGAAAAATATGTCCCTAATGGCGGTCCTTGGGGTGGTGATGGTGGACGTGGAGGTAATGTTGTTTTCGTGGTAGACGAAGGCTTGCGTACCTTGATGGATTTCCGTTATAACCGTCATTTCAAGGCTGATTCCGGTGAAAAAGGAATGACCAAAGGAATGCACGGACGTGGTGCAGAAGATCTACGTGTTCGCGTGCCACAGGGGACTACTGTATGTGATGCGGAAACAGGTAAAGTCATTACAGACTTGATTGAACATGGTCAGGAATTTATCGTGGCTCATGGCGGTCGAGGTGGTCGTGGAAATATCCGTTTTGCCACTCCCAAAAATCCTGCACCTGAAATCTCTGAGAATGGAGAACCAGGACAAGAACGTGAGTTGCAACTGGAATTGAAGATTCTAGCGGATGTCGGCTTGGTCGGTTTCCCATCTGTTGGAAAGTCAACATTGCTTAGTGTCATCACTTCAGCTAAACCCAAAATCGGTGCTTACCACTTTACGACGATTGTCCCTAATTTGGGTATGGTTCGTACGCAGTCAGGTGATTCTTTTGCAGTAGCTGACCTTCCAGGTTTGATTGAAGGAGCTAGTCAAGGTGTTGGTCTTGGAACCCAGTTTCTCCGTCATATCGAACGCACTCGAGTTATCCTCCATGTCATCGATATGTCAGCTAGTGAAGGACGTGATCCTTATGAGGACTACCTTGCGATCAATAAGGAATTGGAATCTTATAACCTTCGTCTCATGGAACGTCCACAGATCATTGTGGCCAACAAGATGGATATGCCTGAAAGTCAGGAAAATCTAAAAACTTTTAAGGAAAAGTTGGCAGCAAACTACGACGAGTTTGAGGAACTTCCAGCCATCTTCCCAATTTCTGGTCTGACTAAGCAAGGCTTGGCGACTCTTTTGGACGCGACAGCTGAATTGTTAGACAAGACTCCAGAATTCCCGATTTATGATGAATCCGATATGGAAGAAGAGGCTTACTATGGCTTTGACGAGGAAGAAAAAGCCTTTGAGATTAGTCGTGATGATGATGCGACATGGGTGCTTTCTGGTGAGAAACTCATGAAACTCTTTAACATGACCAACTTTGACCGTGACGAATCGGTCATGAAGTTTGCCCGTCAGCTTCGTGGTATGGGGGTTGACGAAGCCCTTCGTGCACGTGGAGCCAAAGATGGTGATTTGGTTCGCATCGGTAAATTTGAGTTTGAATTTGTAGACTAG
- a CDS encoding glycosyltransferase family 4 protein: protein MRIGLFTDTYFPQVSGVATSIRTLKTELEKQGHAVFIFTTTDKDVNRYEDWQIIRIPSVPFFAFKDRRFAYRGFTKALEIAKQYQLDIIHTQTEFSLGLLGIWIARELKIPVIHTYHTQYEDYVHYIAKGMLIRPSMVKYLVRGFLHDVDGVICPSEIVRDLLSKYKVKVEKRVIPTGIELAKFKRPEIKEENLLELRSKLGIQEGEKMLLSLSRISFEKNIQAVLAAFAQVLKEEDKVKLVVAGDGPYLDSLKEQAGKLNIQKHVIFTGMIAPSETALYYKAADFFISASTSETQGLTYLESLASGTPVIAHGNPYLENLINDKMFGTLYYGERELAGAILEALIATPDMSEQKLADKLYEISAENFGKRVHEFYLDAIISNNFEHELHDGQPVTQRFLKTILYLPQQAVTSPVKESKRILRASRKQLSSIRDYWRDEFK, encoded by the coding sequence ATGCGAATTGGTTTATTTACAGATACCTATTTCCCTCAGGTTTCCGGGGTCGCGACTAGTATTCGGACTTTGAAAACTGAGCTTGAAAAGCAGGGGCATGCAGTTTTTATCTTTACAACAACAGATAAAGATGTGAACCGCTACGAGGATTGGCAAATTATTCGCATTCCGAGTGTCCCTTTCTTTGCGTTTAAGGATCGACGATTTGCCTACCGAGGTTTTACAAAGGCGCTTGAAATTGCCAAGCAGTATCAACTCGATATCATTCATACCCAGACAGAATTTTCACTTGGTTTGTTAGGGATTTGGATTGCGAGAGAATTGAAAATTCCAGTTATTCATACCTACCATACCCAGTATGAAGACTATGTGCATTACATTGCTAAGGGCATGCTAATTCGTCCGAGTATGGTAAAATATTTGGTGCGTGGCTTCCTTCATGATGTAGATGGCGTGATTTGCCCTAGTGAGATTGTTCGTGACCTTTTATCTAAATACAAAGTCAAGGTTGAAAAGCGTGTCATCCCAACTGGAATTGAGCTGGCTAAGTTTAAACGACCTGAGATCAAAGAGGAAAACTTACTAGAGCTTCGCTCGAAGTTAGGTATTCAGGAAGGCGAGAAAATGCTGCTGAGTCTTTCTCGTATCTCCTTTGAGAAGAATATCCAAGCAGTCTTAGCAGCCTTTGCGCAGGTTTTGAAAGAAGAAGATAAGGTGAAGTTGGTTGTTGCTGGAGACGGACCTTATCTGGATAGTCTGAAAGAACAAGCAGGGAAATTAAACATACAAAAACATGTGATTTTTACAGGTATGATTGCTCCGAGTGAGACAGCCTTGTACTATAAAGCAGCTGATTTCTTTATTTCAGCCTCTACGAGTGAAACTCAGGGTTTAACCTATCTAGAAAGTCTAGCCAGTGGAACGCCTGTTATTGCTCATGGCAATCCCTATCTTGAAAATCTGATCAATGATAAAATGTTTGGGACCCTCTACTATGGAGAACGAGAGCTTGCGGGCGCTATCCTTGAAGCATTGATCGCTACTCCTGATATGTCTGAACAAAAGTTGGCTGATAAGTTGTACGAGATTTCGGCTGAAAATTTTGGGAAACGAGTTCATGAGTTTTACCTTGATGCCATTATCTCAAATAACTTTGAACATGAGCTACATGATGGACAACCTGTCACTCAGCGCTTCTTAAAAACGATTCTCTATCTACCTCAACAAGCTGTTACAAGCCCAGTAAAAGAATCCAAGCGTATTTTAAGAGCGTCTCGAAAACAATTGTCTAGCATCAGAGATTATTGGAGAGACGAATTCAAATAA
- a CDS encoding metal-sulfur cluster assembly factor, which translates to MAYTEEQIETIKTRILNALEEVIDPELGIDIVNLGLIYEIRFDGETGHTEIDMTLTTMGCPLADLLTDQIHDAMTEVPEVTNTEVKLVWYPAWTVEKMSRYARIALGIK; encoded by the coding sequence ATGGCTTATACAGAAGAGCAAATTGAAACGATCAAAACACGCATTTTAAATGCTTTGGAAGAAGTCATCGACCCTGAGTTGGGGATTGATATTGTCAACCTAGGTTTGATTTATGAAATTCGTTTTGATGGTGAAACAGGTCACACTGAAATTGATATGACCTTGACAACTATGGGCTGCCCACTGGCTGACCTTTTGACAGACCAGATACATGATGCGATGACAGAAGTGCCTGAGGTAACCAATACCGAAGTTAAATTGGTCTGGTATCCAGCTTGGACGGTTGAAAAAATGAGCCGATACGCGCGTATCGCCCTAGGAATTAAATAA
- a CDS encoding PspC domain-containing protein produces the protein MKKLMRSGKDQKIGGVCAGVAHYFDIDPTIVRVIWAVLAFCYGTGVLAYIILWLIAPVSTEY, from the coding sequence ATGAAAAAATTAATGAGAAGCGGAAAAGATCAAAAAATTGGTGGAGTATGCGCAGGAGTTGCTCATTATTTTGATATTGATCCAACAATTGTTCGTGTCATTTGGGCTGTTCTTGCATTTTGTTATGGGACAGGAGTCCTTGCTTATATCATTTTATGGTTGATTGCACCAGTTTCAACAGAATATTAA
- a CDS encoding DUF4044 domain-containing protein produces the protein MAFGDNGKRKKTLFEKVTLVVVLIMLFVTLAGIFATALGAFSRF, from the coding sequence ATGGCTTTTGGAGATAACGGAAAACGTAAAAAAACTTTGTTTGAAAAGGTGACACTTGTTGTCGTGCTCATCATGTTGTTTGTAACCCTTGCTGGTATCTTTGCAACTGCGCTTGGAGCTTTTAGTAGATTCTAA
- the dnaG gene encoding DNA primase, whose protein sequence is MVDKQVIEEIKNNANIVEVIGDVISLQKAGRNYLGLCPFHGEKTPSFNVVEDKQFYHCFGCGRSGDVFKFIEEYQGVSFMEAVQLLGERLGIQLATPVQSRPQQTSPHQALYDMHEEAARFYHAILMTTKMGEEARAYLYKRGLTDDVLKHFQIGLAPAERTYLYQRLADKFEEKDLLDSGLFYLSDGNQFYDTFFGRIIFPLTNDKGQVIAFSGRIWQETDSQTAKYKNSRSTAIFNKSYELYHLDKAKKGTGKITELYLMEGFMDVIAAYRAGIENAVASMGTALSKEHVDHLKRFTKKIVLSYDGDKAGQAATAKALEELKDFSVEVVRVPDAMDPDEYLQKNSAEDLAYLLTKTRISPIEFYIHHLKPENSDNLQAQIEFIEKIAPLIAKEKSITAQNSYIHILADNLPSFDYQQVEQIVNENRIVQRQERVKEEQPPAAISLPVTRQLTAVMRAEAHLLYRMAENPVVLNDYRLREDFFFDTPEFQILYELLSEQGEIGSEELSHQTPEVENAWYHVLSLDLPAEMSPQELVEVEATRNRALLSKDNLRIKKKVQEASHVGDTDTALEELQRLISQKRRME, encoded by the coding sequence ATGGTTGACAAGCAAGTCATTGAAGAAATCAAAAACAATGCCAACATTGTGGAAGTCATAGGTGATGTGATTTCTTTACAGAAGGCTGGACGGAACTATTTAGGGCTCTGTCCTTTTCATGGTGAAAAGACCCCCTCTTTCAACGTTGTGGAAGACAAGCAGTTTTATCACTGTTTTGGATGTGGGCGTTCAGGAGATGTCTTTAAGTTCATCGAAGAATACCAAGGTGTGTCCTTCATGGAAGCCGTTCAGCTCTTAGGAGAGCGCCTCGGTATTCAACTGGCTACGCCGGTACAGTCTCGTCCTCAACAAACTTCCCCTCATCAAGCACTATATGATATGCATGAAGAAGCTGCCCGTTTTTACCATGCCATCCTCATGACGACCAAGATGGGAGAAGAAGCAAGGGCTTATCTCTACAAACGCGGATTGACAGATGATGTTCTGAAGCACTTCCAGATTGGACTAGCTCCAGCAGAGAGAACTTATCTCTATCAACGTTTGGCTGACAAGTTTGAGGAAAAGGATTTATTGGATTCGGGCTTGTTTTATCTGTCAGATGGTAATCAATTTTATGATACTTTTTTTGGACGGATCATCTTTCCTTTGACCAATGACAAGGGACAGGTCATTGCATTTTCAGGTCGTATCTGGCAAGAAACTGACAGTCAGACTGCCAAATATAAAAATAGTCGCTCGACTGCAATTTTTAACAAGAGTTACGAATTGTATCATTTGGATAAGGCAAAAAAGGGAACAGGTAAGATTACAGAGCTCTATCTGATGGAAGGCTTCATGGATGTGATCGCAGCCTACCGTGCTGGTATAGAAAATGCTGTGGCTTCCATGGGAACAGCCTTAAGCAAGGAGCATGTTGACCACCTCAAACGCTTTACCAAAAAAATTGTTCTCAGCTATGATGGCGACAAGGCAGGGCAGGCAGCAACAGCCAAGGCTTTAGAGGAGTTAAAAGACTTTTCAGTGGAGGTTGTTCGAGTACCTGATGCCATGGACCCAGATGAATATTTACAAAAGAATTCTGCTGAGGACCTGGCTTACCTTTTAACCAAGACTCGGATTAGTCCTATAGAGTTCTATATTCACCATCTCAAGCCGGAAAATAGTGATAATTTGCAGGCGCAAATCGAGTTCATTGAAAAGATTGCTCCCCTAATCGCCAAGGAAAAGTCTATCACTGCCCAGAATTCTTATATCCACATTCTGGCGGATAATCTACCTTCTTTTGATTACCAGCAGGTGGAACAGATAGTAAATGAAAATCGAATTGTTCAAAGGCAGGAAAGAGTCAAAGAGGAGCAACCTCCAGCAGCGATTAGTTTACCTGTAACGCGACAACTGACAGCAGTCATGAGAGCAGAGGCTCATCTCCTTTATAGGATGGCTGAGAATCCAGTTGTTCTAAATGACTACCGATTAAGGGAAGATTTTTTCTTTGATACCCCAGAATTTCAGATTCTTTACGAATTATTAAGTGAGCAGGGAGAAATCGGCTCAGAGGAGCTTTCTCATCAGACGCCTGAGGTTGAAAATGCTTGGTATCACGTGCTTAGTCTGGATTTGCCAGCTGAGATGTCGCCTCAAGAGCTAGTAGAAGTAGAAGCGACTCGAAACCGTGCCCTCCTCAGCAAGGACAACTTACGAATTAAAAAGAAAGTGCAGGAAGCTAGTCATGTAGGAGATACAGACACAGCCTTGGAAGAATTGCAACGATTGATTTCCCAAAAGAGAAGAATGGAGTAA